The Drosophila sechellia strain sech25 chromosome 2R, ASM438219v1, whole genome shotgun sequence nucleotide sequence GTACCTGCTGGCAGATTATTGATGTGAATCTAGTATACAAATTGGTGCCTGACCCCAAGTGCTACTTACTTGTTGTCCCTTTGCTGCTTGGTTTCGTCAAAGTCCGAGTCAATACTCTTCTGACCTTCCTCCAGCGAGCTGGGCGAGTGGGGCAGACTGGTGCCATTGCCGCTCTCGCCATCCTCCTCCGGCGGCGATGCCGCCTTGGACAGGGGACTAGGGAAGTAGAGGGCCGCCATCTCGGGGTCCATGCTGCCGGCATCCAGATCAGACAGGTAGATGTCTCCCACTTCGCCGACGCCCTTCTCCTTGCGTAGCCGATTAGCCCTCTTCATGAAGCTGAACATGTTGCTGAGCATCGATTGGTGCTCGCTCTGCTGCACCTGGGCGGCGCTCATGGCCTCATTCTTGGCCTGCTCCGGTGTGGGCAACTCGCCCCACTTCCACGATGCGGTGCTCTCTTCAGTCACCACATGCCGCTTGTCTCGCATTGTGGTTTCCAGTTCACTGTCACTTTGGATGGGAGTCGAAGGTCGTCCGCCGGCACCGCGACCTGACCCAGCTCCACCGGCACCCACTGGAGTGGTGATCTCCGTGTCACTGAAGAAGTGAATGTCCAAATCCAGACGTGGATTGCTAGTGGGGGTGTGCGGGATCTCGCTGAGCGGGCTATCGTCCCCAGTGCGAGCTGTCACCAGGGGAGCGGATGGCTGCTCATCGTTTGACGACgaggtgttgttgttgtttgtggcACTGGATATGGGGGCATCTCCCTCATCGATGTTGCTCACTCCCAGTGATGGCGTCTCCGCCGAAGGCAAATCACCGCCTCCGGCGCTGCCCAAAGAGCTGCTTGAGGAGTTCTTGCGCTGGGCATTCTTCTTCATTTGCGACTTCTTGCGCCGCTTCTTGGTTTTGCTCTTGGACACTTCCTTGGTGGCTTCGCTGGTTGTGACTGGTGTGAGGTTAACGTCTGGTTTGATCTCCTCCTTTTCCTTGTCTTCAATGAGCGCCGGAACTTCCTTCTCTGTCTCAGCTTCGTTTGAAGCTTTGCTTTGGTTCTCCAGCTCCGAGTCTGCCGGCTTCTTCTCGCCCTGAAACAGCTCCTCGTGCTCGGCCCACTCCTGCCGGATCTTCTGCGTGGTGAACTCCTTGAGCTTTTCGCTTAGGTTGCGACGCTCCAGTGTGTTGTCGGTGTGTCTGTTTGGGTCAAGGAATTTGTTAACTAACTCTGTCCTGAGTTTCATGAGCATGAAAAGGCATTATGTACCTGCGCTGCGTGTAGTCCGAGACTTGATTCTCGAACTTGCTGCCCTCAACAACGGCTTCCTTGGGCTCCTCCTTGGAGAAGTCAATGGAGTTGCGCCGCGGCAATGGCAGTGGCAGAAGCAGCTCCTCGCTAGCGTTTCTAAAATGGTTTCGCCAATGATAGGGTGAGACTGGTGGATCTGGTGGAGTATGCAGTAAACCTCACTTACTTATCTGTCACCACTACACTGATGTCCTCCATGGTGTCGTTGGCCTTGTCCCGGGACGCCAAGAAGCTGTTGGGTATGGGCGAGGTGGCCAGGTTGGCTGGCAGCtcctcgtcctcatcctccAGACACTCCTCCACAAAGAAGGCCTCGCCAGAATCGCCCAGCTTCATCTGTATGTCGACCGGTGCGCCATTGATCTCAATGTCCACCTGAATGAATGATTAAGATCAGTTGTTAATTTTCTATAGGATGTATCTTTTTCCGGCATTCTGTCTgattttattatgaaatacaaaatttaaatgatattGAACTGATTTCACTCCTATAGGAATGCGTGACTGACCCTGTTAATAGATCTGTGTATTTAAGATATGAAATATCTTGGGATTATACCTTCTAGATAGGTGGTTCAGAAGTTATAATCATTGGCTATAACAATAAAGTCAGCTTTTTTGTGTTTACTTCCTTAAGGAATGGCATTATATTCGCAGAAGAGTCATATTTTTGAGTATTTTCCTAGTTCGGTTTATAGAAACAGCCTTTAAAATCTGATCTCTGTACTTACCACCTTCTCCCGACTCCTGAGCACTCCCAGTTTGCCGAACCGGACGTGGAAGGGCGAGCACTGGAACTCGCCATCGCGCTGCTCCACCACGATCACATCGATGGCTCCCGTGAGGGTGGCGGCATTGATGTCGTTGTAGAAGTCGCGGAAGTTGCTGAAGACCCGCGCCAGGCTGTTCATCTTTGGTCTGCTGCGGCTGGTCTCCCTTCAAAATGGATTTCCTTGCTGGCGGGGATCTCTCCTTGAACTCCCCGCTATCTGCTTGTCTAATCGCAAAGCTCCGACTTTGTGTGGTTGCGTTCGCCGTTTGCGGTTATATGGCGGCCATGTTTATGGGCAGGCGGTCAAATGCGCCGCTTATTGGCGAAGGAATCGGCTCTGTGGCGTACTCGGCGATACTTTGGACCCGCCGCTTCTGAGATACGGCAACTGTaaagggcaaagcggaaacgGTCATGAGTAATTCGTATAGGCCATAAAGCATACATATTTCCCCGCCTCTCTCTTCGGCTTGGCAACGGCCAGCGCCGCTCGGAAAATAGACGCATTGCATCAGCAGCCAGCCATCCTGTGCTCGGAAGCCCCGCCAATGCACCTGCATGGTATTTTTAACCCATCCTCTCCCTGGCGGTGCTCAAAGTCAAGGTGATTGCCTACAGAACAGACCAGAGACAAAGCCGCGTAGCAAAGTGTTGCTGACCGCCGGCAACATCCCTCCTCCCTCCCTCCGCGCCATCCATTCACCAACACCAGCAACACTGAAATGTTGCCAAACGGCGGACGTGACGTCGAAATACAAGCGCAGtatgaaaattataaacaaagcAGCCACATACGTATAATATATTCTACACCCGTGGCCACAGCCATAGCAACCAAAGCGAATAATGTTTGACATTATTTAGCACTGGAATATAGTGCTGAGGTTGGACTAGAATTCTAGATATCTACATAATCATAGCTAGTATTTGTAATGTATCTTGAAATGTATCAATCCTGTAATGTGCAAATACTTATTTGacttatttgttttattttctctgCTTGCAGTTGCGTTTCTTACAAGTTCAAGGCGATAATAAACCAGTGAGGGTgggtaaataaaattatacgAGCTGTGGGCACTTTTGAGCGCCTATCTGGGATAAAAACTATTTACGAGTGTCACCGATGAATTGGGGCGATAAACCCGGTCGAACGCCGCTTATCAACGACGGTTACCAATGCCAGTGGCGTGTTTTACTGTTCGCGAATGATAAAACTCAGAACAAATATCGCCTCGAAGCACAAACACATTCGCACACGGCAGAAAAGTTGAATTAATCGTGGTCTCCGCAAGACATCATCACGCGATATCGAATGAAACGCGGGCTTTACAACTCGAAATACAAACGAGCGAGTTCGTTAATAACTAGCCACTGAGTTCAACGTCCAACATTGTACAATAATTAAGCGAATTCGACAAACAATAATTGCTagatttttggcttttggaaGCCGTGCCAACGGGCGTCGGTATCGGCACTTTTTCACACATTGGACAATCTGGCAAGATTATCGTAAATAACATGACTGGGAATTCGCTAGATAAGATTCAATCGATCTGAATACGAAAAAAGTTGGTAGTTTGTTGTCATAATCTTGGATTGGTATCAACTCGAACTACCAAATAACTTACTGGGCTATTTGTTATTGATCAGTATTCTTTAAATCTCAATTGAATGCCTTCGTATTTCGGTTGAACTATTTAAAATAACTACACCGTTTGTTTGTCTTATCACTAGACGTCGGATTAAACGTGAAATTTTTTCCTAAACATCTGATTTGTAgcgatattttttttttttttttttttttttttggagtaactaattctatttattaagatttcaaaaggaatcgttcagtaattcctctgaacttaacctaatgtgtgataaagatagatgagaccaagtggtatcttaattataaagtacaaaagaaaatgtaatatgttatgttatcctccgtgtaaggagatcgctggggtgtaccctcttcagtcttcggagagagatgggatcagctaggatagttgctagtcggttcgggtgggccataagcctgtcggcataacggctgctgtggaaattaatctgatccccaagatgggtaactttcagatctctttcgatgactatgttcgtcacgtaccaggggagcccagatgcgtgacgtgcagctcttgactggaccacacggagcctattaagctgggatttggcggcagttccccacacctggatggcataactccacgttggagcgagaatggctttgattaaaagagccttagagctcatttgaagtttgcttgagtggaagagccagtcgagcttttttagcttcgccagtgactttgatttgaccgacgtgatgtgggccccccaggtcagtctccgatctagatgaactcctaggtagcagtgcgatctagcattggtgatagggcttccattgaaggtcagatctgtgcaggttcctggtcgcagggaaaaagttacacaggctgactttgaggagttaatggccacattccatttggcagtccatttttcgattgcgtgcagccaatcctggaccgcgttggaggcagtttgcagtgaaggatgagacgccagcatggcagtgtcatcggcgtaagtggccaggagcagctgagccggggggatgTAGCGATATTACTATTTGTTTACAAACTCATAGGTATTCGTCTAATGATGATTTTACTAACAAAGTATGCTTTTAATCAAAGATCGCTAGACATCGGATGTTCCGAAACCGATTTGACAAACAAACATACATTTGTGCGACCTCTACTAAACACAAAACtcatataaaaattttaagcTTGAACTGATAAACCTAGCCACTAATAGTTCAcacctacatacatatatagcaATCTGTTTATAAACAGTTTCCATAATATGACTTATTTTCTTTTAACTAAAGCTTGACAGTATTTTTTGATAATTGAGTCATGTTGAAGAAACTTAAAGATAAGCCACAAAAAGGAACTTACTATCTAATGAATATGGTTTTCTGTTTCATACAGACCAACTATTCCGACAGAGATTAATCGGTCACTTTGCTGAAaccttttctctcagtgtatgATAGGAGGGGAACCTAATCAAGGGTCCTACAATTGCACGCAGCACTCGCACTCGAACCGCAGACATCACGCCATCTGTCACGCGTTGCCGCCGCTTCACTTTCACCTGCGAAGCTGGGGAGGCAAGTAAGCCGAGAAACGGGGAGCAAAACAACATTCGATGAAACACATGGGAATCGGGCGATGGTAACAAGCGTAACAACAGAGGGCAACAAAGAAACTTCAGAATGGGGCCAACTTCGGGAGAACCTAAGAAAggacttatatatatatccaaaCAAAGACACAAAGGAGAACTCGGATTTCCACACAAACAAACCGCAGGGACTCCATAGATAAGAATGTAGAATAACTTTGGTATTTCCTAATATTTGTTCAAACACaaccattatttatttgataaaaaatagATTAGCAAGCACATCTAAAAAGTGGGTCTTGGTTTCTGGCTGTGTACAAAGTATCACGCGTCTAATTTAAGTCCCAGCGGATTGGTTTCATTTCGCGACGAGTTTAGCTATAATATGCACTTTTTAATGGGTCTGGGTCTGCGGCTGTTTGCTGATTTGTGTTGAGTCACGATCAAAGTCCATGGAATTTTTGATCGGGGAACGCGAGCAAGAAAGggggcaaacaaacaaacaaacaaacacgcGACCAAAGTCTAACCGAAAATCTTGCCAAGAATACGTGTCGTCTGCAGGCGTACATTCTCGACCGATCTCTAGTATAATGGAAATTTTCAATATAATTCGTGGTTTTTTGgccttttatttaaattcactACCTGGCACAAAATTTGCAGCACAGCTGTATGAGATGGGTGCCCTTGAAAACACTAGCAAAACTATGGCGAATCACTCTGCTTTCCGTGTATTTTCAGTGGCTGTTTCTGGTTTTTGGTTCACAATGTTATTAAAGAGTTCTCGAGTGTTTCCTCGGTCTTTCTGATTCTTCACTGCTCGGATTCTTCCGTTCACTTGTTGCTCGGTCGAGATCTCTTTGAAGACTGAGCGTTCGAGCGGTGCGGCTAATCGAATTAGGCAGGTGTCAGAGTGTGTGTGAAAGAGAGCGCCGAATGAGAGAGCGAAAGCTTTGCAGCGAACCTGTAAAACCGGAAAGTCATGTAACTCTTGTTGCCATGGCATATCTGCATTTGTATGTATGCACAAACAGCTGTGGCCGCAATAATAGCTCTGACTTAACTTGTTTCAGAGCTTTAATTGTAAGAATTCGTTAAACGTTTCTTTGAAATTCCTAATAGGTAAACTCAAcaaagttaaaattaaaataatattaaatttgttcaAAAGCAACTGTACAGCTGACCTCCGCTGTATATGGGGGTTTTTGTCAGTGTAGTGTGCAAAATCcaatctctctctctcgctcgtTTCGCAAGCCTTAATAACTGTGCTTATCAGCTGCTCGCACGCCAAACAGCAGCTGTTTATAAGCAATCAAAAGCTCCCGCGCatgtaataaataaaggaATGGTGTATATGTATGATCTGATCCGATCTGGAACCCGAATAGAGCGTCACTGTGGGATGGTGCGATCTACGTCACTGGAGACGTTTTCACACTGACTAGATTGTTCTTTCGTACAAATGATCCATGGCCCAAATATGTATACTAGGACCGTCGCTatagaagcaaattgtagaaaaacagaaaaaccgCAAAGAGAAAAGCAGCCAAACAATTCGTCACAGTTGGGGACTGTGGAATATTTTCCGAATGCCATGCAATCGGTGTGCTAACAAAAGATAACAACGCCTACGACAAACTAATAGTTCTTATTTATGAATCAAATAATACCTAAAGACccgagcaaataaacaaacttacCAAAACAGAAAGCAATAGCAATcgaaataaaaagcaaataaCCAAAATCACATacgatttaaataatttaaatatatttgtattgtttAAAGGATAAAACTAAAGAAGTATAGttatacgtatgtatgtatgtacatcaAACAAATTGTAccaaaaatatatgcataGTAGGGATGCCTCGAGACATCCCCCCCGTTCATCTGAacgcaaaaaatatatataataaataggTTACCGTGaagaatacaaataaataaacaattggCAAAGGCAGACGACATATGTTTGTATATGGGATTGTAGCATGATACGTGGTAAATAAAACTAGGCTCTAAAACAAAACGTTCTCAGATAGTAGATAATAGCACTCCTCATTTATTGGACCCAATAAGCGGGCAAGGTGAAAAGCGTCTGGTATGGTTACCCCATTACTTGGGACTGGTCGTGGACTTGCGCCGGGCATCCGTTATGGCACCCCACAGCTCGATGATGAAGTCATCCGTGAAGCCGAACGACTCTAGGTCCGAGTTGTCGATGGCCTCGGCGAAGTCCATTGAGTTGGACTTTTGGTCGCCCAAGTCCCAGATCTGGGACGCCAGCTCCGTGTCGTTGATGCCCATGAAGGACTCCAGCAGGTTGTTAATGGCCTCGATGCCGGCCACAGTCGCCTCATCGAACTGCGGCTCGATCTGGGCATTGCCATTGGCCTTGAACCGCAGCGTCTCCTTGCCGCTGCCATAGTTCTTTCCTCCGGCCGAGCCCGACGCCCTTGACTGGCTGCGCGGTCCGATGCCCTGGAAGCCGCTACGCACTGGCTCCACCAGGCGCAGGGTGAAGGTCTCCCCGGTGGCAATGTCCTTCAGCATGCGCGCCACTTCGTAGTGCCGCTTGCCCACCATATTCTGGCCGTTGAGCTTCTCGATGTGGTCGCCAACGCTGATGTGCTCGATGCGATCGATGATCGAGTCCTCCTTGATGCGCTTTATGAAGGCGTAGCCAGCTCCGTTGTCGGTGATCGTCAGTCCAAGGGCATCCTGCGACTTCACAATCTCGATCTCCTTGGGCCGACCCTTGCGATGGGCGAAGATGAAGTCGTCCAGCCCGATCTGCCCGCCCAGCAGACGCGTCATGTCCACCTTGTGCGAGTTGAGGGTGCAGAAGAGAATGTCCTTCTCGGATATATCGAAGCACTCGGCAATCTTCTGGTACAGCTCTCGAACGCTGGAGAAGTCGTGGATTAGGCCGGTGGGACTGCCGTGGGCCAGTTGGCAGTGGAAGACCAGCGGGGGCTTTGTTTTCTCCGgaatgctgttgttgttgttattgctaaTGTGGCTGCCCTGGGAGGACCCGGAGTTCATGGAGGAGCGACTGCCGAACTGGGAGCCCCCATCCGCGGTGGGTCCTTGCTTGGGTGATTTTCTCGTGAAGAGCGGCATGATTGATTTGGATTGGATAGTGTCCTCGATAAGTCCTTGGGCTGGAGAACCGTTCCTAGTTTTAGCACATGTAGTGCTGGACGTTTACCTTGCTCTTGATCCTGTCACTGATCTGTGTGCGTAGAAGAAATGGGGATGCTCTTGCGATTAGGCGATTACACTCGGTGTTAGGCGTTGCGTTTAGTAGTTTATGTGGCTGTTGCTTGGACATAGACTTAGTCATGGGTGGGTGAGTTAGTGGCGATTAATTGggggatgtgtgtgtgcgtgtgtgtgtcagCGCAGAGTTAACACTGTAAAGTACAGCCCACAACCAAGCTACGGGCTTATCTAATCGGTTTGTCGGTTCAAATCGGTCGTAAATTGCAAACGGGAAGTGGAAATACCAAGGCCTCCTGTATGGAGCGATGAGTCAGAAATCGATCTAGTCAGATTGATATTGAGAGCTCAGTACGATCTTGTAGTACTCTGTGGTCACTTCTTATCGCCGGTCTTTGTCAAAAGTTTAGGTCAGTAGCACTTATTAAATTCGTTTGCTATTTGAGGTTAGGCTCGTGCCAGAAGGCTCTTTTCCACGAATAGTTCTTAGATGGGGTCTTAACAACATAAACACTCTCACTTATAATCTTTTAGTCAACTCGGTAATCAATCGATAAATCATTACCCTACTGAGCCAGCATAACAGCGAAGAGCTGCGAAAAAACACATTGAATTCCGACCAATTTTAGTCACACTGAGCTGGCTGCTTTCCACTACTTTTTAACCGACTTTCTGGTGCTGGCGATAAGATTGCCCCAATGTCCGATAAGAAAACTTGGCACGATAAGGGCCTCGGCAAAAGATACGGGTTGGAGCCGAGGGTTTATCGCACCACGTCCGTCCGGAGCAGTCCGTCAAAGTGAACTGAGCCGCCATCGGCCGAAGGTGACCACTTGATGGCAGCCACTTCCCCGCCCTACTCCTCTGCAGTTACATGTGTAAGCACTTCCGCCGGAGAAAAGCCGCGGTTCATGAACCTTTGAATCTCCGCTAATTATACGTACATGAGGGGAATGACGCTGGTACACTGATCTGATAAATTGCATTTACACACCAAAATTTTGATCGATTTAGAGAAGTCTCTTGAATAAAAAGGCCTGGAGAAATTTAAGGCACAGACTTGCTTCGATTTGTTAACCGGCACGAAGTACTTAGGTTCCCGAAGCAACGTGAATTGTGTGGGTTGCGCCCTGGAGATAATTAGACAAGCTTGATTAATATGACCCTAAGACCTTTAGTGATATGCGTATGTTCCATTAACACTATCCACGATTAAGACAGATATGGAAATGTATTTCGAATCCACAGCACCATCAATAACTGGTTTTCCTCGCAGCCTTAATTAAAAGCACGTTACACACATCCCAAGCATGAGACGAGCCCCTTAATTCACATGTATCTGCACCATTcccatatatgtacatactcgcacatatgtacatgtgtgAATGAACATTCGTGACAATCGGGTTCTATATGTAATATATTCAGATTGGCACAACAAGCAAAACAACCGCCAGTGGATAGATAATGCCGCTAGTCGCATCAAGGTCGAAATAGTTGAGAGCGCGTGTGGCTTACTCGCGCCTCAGCAGACCAAGAATCTGCGAACATATAGGAGGAGCGATCATATAGCATGACATACATCGGCAGATACCATATGGCACCGCCTGGGCGAACTACGCAGTTGGGTTGGAGCATAGAATTGAGTGTGCCCCCAAAGGCGGAAGCCGGCTGGGAGGGCAGGCCCCCTtcgacgaaaaaaaaaaaaaaaaaaaccggtGCGAACAATCACCTCGCCATCCGAAAAAGTTGCTTCGGCTTTAGGTTTCTTGTTTTCTGGCAAAAAAAGCTTCATATGAACTAACACGCCCGAGAGTTATCGTAAATTATAACACCCAGGGTCATTTGCTGGGGGGCAGTGTTGACATTTCAGCTATTTCTGCGTCCAATCAACTCGTTTTTGTTTAAAACATATGAATACGGCAGCGATTTTCAGCTTAAAGAGTGCAAATCAATGGGGTTTTTGTTAGCCACAAGGACTTGATTTATTACACAagattatgtttgtttttacatagtaacgaaattaataatgtaTCAAGTGGAAGCGAAAATACtgtaaaaaaaatactaaaaaccAGCAAAAGAAGTGGAATTTTTGAATCTTTTTGGCACGTGTGCAGCAGATGCTGCTCACTATTATTGCTATTGGTATCTTTAAAAAAGGGTTTTCACTCGTTGACAAGTCTCAGGACTAAGACATTGTGCATTTGGCGATAAAACCAGTAAATAGTCGTAGCTACAGATATGGCTCGATATTTAATTGCCGCTCGGCTAAGACGTAAACAAATTCGCTTCCGCGTTGCCGGCTGAttatgtgtgttttgttttgcccGCAGCTTGTTTACTTGGCTGCCATTGGTCGCCGTCGGAGGGCTCGACGCTGAGAATGTGGAAAACGGTGGGTTGGATATGTAAAGGAGCTTTAGTTTGCTGTAAACAACAACAGGCCGCAACAACAAGTGCACATGCCTCTGGTCGAATTGCAGAAAAGCACacttaaaaataacaaatgtgTAAACAACACTATGTGAGTTTGATTGCCCCAACGGATTGGATGTGGATATACACACGAGTGGGGTGCAATACGAATTGCAAGTGTATTGGTTAGTTTCAGCAGCACATTATGGAACTTCGTTTCTAATCGCTGTTTTATTAACTTGTTTTTGTTACAACAAAGTAAAGCCACATATACGTGACCAAATATATACGCACACCATTGCACGATCGACACGCGCGTGGGATATCGGATAGCCACTCTAGTTCGGGTCGTCAAGTTTCTGATACCCTCACTATAGTGTCGATAGTGTCAATCGGTCTTAACTCGATATCGATAATGTAATCTAAAGCAATCAAAACAATTGTTTGATGGTTTACAACAATctatttattgaaaattgttAGTGAATTTTTCTTCCAAAAGCATTTACACTCACTTCGATCAATTTCAGCTTTGCACAAAGTGCTTGCAACTTTGTTAGTGGAGTTAATAATACTTTTGGGCTTCAAAAATGCCTAATCATCGTTTTATAAGTTGTGTGTTGAAATAACTGTTTTAAATGAAAGTACTATAGTTTATGTGGAGTCAATTAAGAAATTTCCAATGAAAATTTTGTGAATAATGAAGTCTAAATCATCCAAACTTCGCCGCCTATAAATTATCGAGAcgtttaaaaatgcattttgcaAAACAAACGATTTACAGGTTTTCTGTATTGTATGTACTATTTGCTTAAAGGGtgcattaaaaattacaaagtATGAACAAAgctttaatatttatagatatcAGAGAAGGgtatttgattttcatttgcgTAATGCACGATAATGTTGTTATTATCAATCGAGCTGTTTGCTGCTGCAATCGACGCTGCACTTGTTTTTATTCATTATAGCG carries:
- the LOC6608127 gene encoding PDZ domain-containing protein GIPC3; the encoded protein is MPLFTRKSPKQGPTADGGSQFGSRSSMNSGSSQGSHISNNNNNSIPEKTKPPLVFHCQLAHGSPTGLIHDFSSVRELYQKIAECFDISEKDILFCTLNSHKVDMTRLLGGQIGLDDFIFAHRKGRPKEIEIVKSQDALGLTITDNGAGYAFIKRIKEDSIIDRIEHISVGDHIEKLNGQNMVGKRHYEVARMLKDIATGETFTLRLVEPVRSGFQGIGPRSQSRASGSAGGKNYGSGKETLRFKANGNAQIEPQFDEATVAGIEAINNLLESFMGINDTELASQIWDLGDQKSNSMDFAEAIDNSDLESFGFTDDFIIELWGAITDARRKSTTSPK